GTTGATCGCCTGCTTGAGCAGCCGGAGCCGGTTGTCGATCACCTCGGGCCGTTCCATCCGGGCCCACTGGAACGGGGTGTGCGGCTTGGGTACGAACCCGCCGATCGAGACCGTGCAGCGGATGTCCTTGGAGCCGGTGGCCGCCCGACCTGCCTTGATCACCTCGTGCGCGAGCCGGGCGATCTGCAGGACGTCCTCGTCCTCCTCGGTCGGCAGCCCGCACATGAAGTAGAGCTTCACCTGCCGCCACCCGTTGGTGTACGCGGTGACCACGGTGCGGATCAGGTCCTCCTCCGTCACCATTTTGTTGATCACCTTGCGGATCCGCTCCGAGCCGCCCTCGGGAGCGAAGGTGAGCCCGGTCCGCCGGCCGTTGCGGGACAGCTCCTGGGCCAGCTCGATGTTGAACGCGTCGACCCGGGTCGACGGCAGCGAGAGCGAGACGTTGGTCCCCTCGTACTGCTGGGCCAGGCCGGAGCACATGTCGCCGATCTCCGAGTGGTCCGCCGACGACAGCGACAGCAGGCCCACCTCGTGGAAGCCGGAGTACTCCAGCCCCTGCTTCACCATCTGTCCCACGGTGGTGATCGAGCGCTCCCGTACCGGCCGGGTGATCATTCCCGCCTGGCAGAACCGGCAGCCCCGGGTACAACCCCGGAAGATCTCCACGGCGTACCGCTCGTGCACCGTCTCGGCCAGCGGCACGATCGGCTTCTTCGGGTACGGCCAGGCGTCCAGGTCCATCGTCGTCCGCTTGTGCACCCGGAACGGCACGTCCGCCCGGTTCGGCACCACTCGCTGGATCCGGCCGTCGGGCAGGTAGTCGACGTCGTAGAACCGGGGCACGTAGACGCTCTCGGTACGGGCCAGCCGCAGCAGCAGCTCGTCCCGGCCACCGGGGCTGCCCTCGGCCTTCCAGGCCCGGACGATCTCGGTGATCTCGAGTACGGCCTCCTCGCCGTCACCGAGCACCGCCGCGTCGACGAAGTCGGCGATCGGCTCGGGGTTGAACGCGGCATGCCCACCGGCCACGATCACCGGGTCCGCGTCGGTACGGTCGGCGGCCAGCAGGGGAATGCCGGCCAGGTCGATCGCGGTCAGCAGGTTGGTGTAGCCCAGTTCGGTGGCGAACGAGATCCCGAACAGGTCGAACGCGCCGACCGGCCGGTGTGCCTCGACGGTGAACTGCGGCACACCTTCGGCACGCATCAGCGCCTCGAGGTCCGGCCAGACCGCGTACGTCCGTTCGGCCAGTACGTCCGGCAGCTCGTTGAGCACCTCGTACAGGATCTGTACGCCCTGGTTGGGCAGACCCACCTCGTACGCGTCCGGATACATCAGTGCCCAACGGACAACCGCCGAGTCCCAGTCCTTCACCACCGCGCCCAGCTCGCCACCGACGTACTGGATCGGCTTGCTCACCTGGGGCAGCAGCGGCTCGAGCTGCGGCCAGACGGTCATCGCCGCTGACCTGCTCGCGGCGGTCGACGCGGCGCTCATGAAACCTCCTGGGGAACATCTGGCTGGACTATCCGACCAACGATTCAGGGTACGCGTTGCCGGACCGGCCCGATCGGAGAGGAAGCCATCACTACGGGTCACGCACTCCGTACGTCTGGTCACTGCCTCGGGGGCGACACCCGGCGCGGTCCCGCGTCGTCCGGAATGTTGGTCCGGCGGTACTAACCTCGAACGCGCGCGAGAGGAGACCTGAACAATGCCGCAGCCGCAGCCGGACGCGACCGAACCGGCGGGCCGAGCCGCTCCATCCGAGTCGCCACCATCGGTCGATGATTCGACGACCGGGGTCGACAGCGATCGGGAAAGTCGGGCAGACCGGTCGGACCGGTCGCCCGTCGACATCCCCGCTGACTCGGACGGGTCCGCCGAGCACACCCGCGTCGATCGGCGCCCCGACTCCGACGCCGCCCGCGTCGAGGAGCCAGCGCCCGCCGACGCCACCCGCGTCGACCAGCCGGAGAAGGCCAACGCCTCCCCCGACGCCACCTGGGCCGACCAGCCAGCCGGAGCCGAGCCGTCCCCCGACGCCACGCGCGTCGACCAGCCGGAGAAGGCCGACGCCACCCGGGTCGACCAGCCGGAGAAGGCCGACGCCACCCGGGTCGACCGGCCGGAGAAGGTCGACGCGGCTCCCGACGCCACCCGCGTCGACCGGCCGGCCGAGGGCGGCGCCGAACCGGCCGGGGGAAGGTCGGCGGCACCCGAGGAGGAGGCGGCACCGGCGGCCGGCAGTGCCGGGGCGAGCGCGCAGGTGGACGAGGACGAGCCGACCCCCACCCGGGTGGCCGTGCCACGCTGGACCGGTTCGGCGGCCGTACCTCCGCCCCGGCCCCGGCCCCGCAAGCGCCGCTGGTTCGGCGCCGGTGCCGAACCAGACCCGGCCGATCCGGCGGCGCCCGGCCGGGGTGCGGCCGACGCGGCGCCCCGACCCGGTCCGACCGCTCCGGCGACGCCACGGCCCGATCCGACCCTCCGGATGTCGCCGGTCGAGCCGGACGACGCCGAGATCCCCACTCCGGTCGACCCCTGGGCGGGTGCCGCCGACGACCCCTGGACGATGCCCCAGCCGTACTCGCCGGCCGGCCCTTCGGCGGCCTCGAGCCCGGCACCGGTCGGATACGACGCCCCCGTCAGCCCTCCGCCGGCCCGACAATTGCCGGTGACCCGGCGTTTTCCCGCGCCGACCGGACCACCACCGCCAGCACCGCCACCCACGGCGCGACCGGTGCCGTCCCCGCCGGCACAGTCGGCCCGACCGCCGGCACGGTCGCCGGCACGTACGGCGCCCGCACCGCCACCGCCGGCACAGAAGGCCGTACCGGTGCGGAAGGCTCCGCCACCACCACCACCGCCGGTGGCGCCACCCCGGCCACCCCGTCAGCGACGCGGGCGTCCGGACAGCCCGGCGCAGAAGCCACCGCGTGGCTACCCTCCGCCCCCGGCACGGCGCCGCCGCCGCTGGCCCCGGTTCATGTTCATGCTGACCCTGCTCAGCATCGCCTGCTGTTGCGGCGTACCGGCGTACTACGTGAAGCCGATCTGGGACCAGTACCCGGCGGCCCCGGCCGACCCGCTGCCCCCGGAGGTACGGGACCTGCGCCTGCTCGACAACCGGGACGGCAAACGCGCCGCCGAGCAGTTGAAGCAGGAGGTGCAGGCGCGGAACGTGCTCGGTGGTGAACCGTTCGCCGCCGTCTACCGCGACGGGGCCGGCAAGCGGGTCGTCATCTTTGGCAGCACCGGGTTCCGGCTCAGCCCCGAGTCGGACGTGCAGGAGGAGTTCACCCGGCTCCAGGAGGAGTACGGGATCACCACCGTCGAGTCGATCCAGGACGGCGTCGTACGGGGCGAGTACCGCAGTTGCGGCGTCGGTAAGGCCGACGGGGACACGGTCGTCGTCTGCGCCTGGGCCGACCACGGCAGCCTCGCCACCGCGCTGTTCACCAGGCTGTCCATAGCGGACAGCTCCGACCTGCTCACCACGCTGCGTACCGAGATGGTGCAGCGCACACCCGTCGTGTAGTCGCCGCCGCCCGGCGCCGGGTCGCCGACAGTCACCCACCGGGCGGCAACGGACCGGCGTACGGGCGGACGGGCGGACCGGCGTACGGGCGGACCGGCGTACGGGCGGACCGGCGGACGGACGGACCGGCGGACGGACGGACCGGCGGACGGACG
The nucleotide sequence above comes from Plantactinospora soyae. Encoded proteins:
- a CDS encoding TIGR03960 family B12-binding radical SAM protein, with product MSAASTAASRSAAMTVWPQLEPLLPQVSKPIQYVGGELGAVVKDWDSAVVRWALMYPDAYEVGLPNQGVQILYEVLNELPDVLAERTYAVWPDLEALMRAEGVPQFTVEAHRPVGAFDLFGISFATELGYTNLLTAIDLAGIPLLAADRTDADPVIVAGGHAAFNPEPIADFVDAAVLGDGEEAVLEITEIVRAWKAEGSPGGRDELLLRLARTESVYVPRFYDVDYLPDGRIQRVVPNRADVPFRVHKRTTMDLDAWPYPKKPIVPLAETVHERYAVEIFRGCTRGCRFCQAGMITRPVRERSITTVGQMVKQGLEYSGFHEVGLLSLSSADHSEIGDMCSGLAQQYEGTNVSLSLPSTRVDAFNIELAQELSRNGRRTGLTFAPEGGSERIRKVINKMVTEEDLIRTVVTAYTNGWRQVKLYFMCGLPTEEDEDVLQIARLAHEVIKAGRAATGSKDIRCTVSIGGFVPKPHTPFQWARMERPEVIDNRLRLLKQAINSDRSLGRAIGFRYHDGEPSLIEGLLSRGDRRIGAVIRRVWENGGRFDGWSEHFSYQRWIDAATEVLPTFGVDLDWYTVREREQAEVLPWDHLDSGLDKDWLWQDWQDSTSEFEQDDCRWTPCFDCGVCPSMDTEIQIGPTGKKLLPLTPVNAGLRMPADAGHVHPH